From Andrena cerasifolii isolate SP2316 chromosome 12, iyAndCera1_principal, whole genome shotgun sequence, a single genomic window includes:
- the Fra gene encoding neogenin protein frazzled isoform X8: protein MEPRILAVPLALLTFVVLASAGGLYFTIEPQDVVVEQGSSARLDCEARSDLGKQTIQWRTDDGQPINFIGDTYRSQLANGSLYINTAAVYGSIPELTGSYQCLASVDDVGAIVSRTATIKLASLPGFEKEPQDTMIYPGQIAYLSCTLPTSYNSLTIQWLKDERPLVLDDSRMTVLPSGALEIDDVNIQDVGSYRCNASSYGQYRLSNKAQLGLLTSDIDQESTPPVFIAKPLQQMVTEGSTVTLECAANGYPKPSILWLKDGVAIDLASLDSRYRKVAASSLVISNVQEIDDGSYQCRAENEVETLDAAADLIIQVPPRFLKKPDDKVASENQDLEFECEIYGKPEPKITWLKNGERITFSAYWQIINGYLRINGLLAIDAGIFQCIGTNSAGSVQAAARLTINQPNDTDSLESIEGSVPSAPRNLSLVIVTARFVTLRWQEPENTNGDILNYYIYYKQEGAQRERVINTQRKLQAMIPGLQPSMTYQFRVVALNAKGPGISSEVLQVTTLTEANVPGPPQNIEGHATSSVSVALSWEKPQVVNGRISKYIITFVEGDNEEITREITSTMHELVDLVPYTEYSIRVQAVNENGPGAFSRDIVVRTYSAQPTQPPHNVTVEPASPTSILIRWEPPLEGQNGIITGYKIRYRRHDRGSQPVTITTEGNQRSRVLTGLEKHVVYQVRICALNVNGTGPWTEWIPIETYETESDEKRVPNTPSNLRTKVMSDYIQVFWNPPKDQSIKVKGYKLGWGRGVPDVEVRILDGKERSFTIDQLESMTEYVISLRATNDAGDGQPAYANVRTTERSASETSVPLIPPVGLKAAVLSDTTVVLYWTDTTLPKTQFVTDNRYYVVRYTHHHSSSPRYRYHNATDLNCMIHDLKPNTLYEFAVKLIKGKRESPWSMVVSNQTQEAVPSSAPRDLVIQTIEDRPTSVLLRWQPPKQPNGPITGYIIFYSTDNTKWDREWSIEAVIGDKIDFIVKDLKPSTTYYFKIQARNSKGYGPFSTTVPFKTPQISQFLIFMLGNGMDVYDELHGRDGRGLSNILIYIIVGCSIVLITGVAVVVVVMCCKRNPDTPDRKKGYMKDANQKTNIKPPDLWIHHDQMELKALEKSSINGEASTSGVTSNTLPRPSNQDYNEESVRGNSSSLDKRTYVPSYMGNTDEKCSTLSRQHSRGSHKPKLITLPVDSASLHQPIATATPIVNTSMSQPTIHTSCSDTPTVRQNYPRTVAQYSLSRAHITLEPTPESSPDSCNISSSYEPLQSQQLSYGASGQPYTGSTQYASGHYGNSNQPSSSGGGTDSSGSSKRMQGHPLKSFSVPAPPPQSAPSTPAQQKHGVSQVTVRPTMSGSPYKKPQSTTQLAKNRLASVSNPAHTSEEVERLKPSYSTEELNQEMANLEGLMKDLNAITASEFEC, encoded by the exons ATGGAGCCGCGTATTCTCGCTGTCCCGTTGGCTTTGTTGACATTCGTCGTACTGG CTAGCGCAGGTGGATTGTACTTTACCATCGAACCGCAAGATGTGGTGGTCGAGCAAGGAAGTTCAGCTAGACTGGACTGCGAAGCGAGGAGCGATCTTGGGAAACAGACTATTCAATGGCGAACCGATGATGGCCAACCGATTAATTTTATTGGGGACACTTATAG ATCTCAGCTAGCGAATGGATCCTTGTATATAAATACAGCTGCTGTTTACGGCAGTATTCCAGAATTAACTGGAAGCTATCAGTGTTTAGCTTCTGTGGACGATGTCGGAGCTATTGTCTCTCGCACAGCTACAATTAAACTCGCAA GTTTGCCAGGATTTGAAAAGGAACCTCAGGATACAATGATCTACCCGGGGCAGATTGCTTATTTAAGTTGTACGCTTCCTACGTCGTACAATTCATTGACTATACAATGGCTGAAAGATGAGCGCCCGTTGGTACTTGATGATAGTAGAATGACGGTCTTACCATCAG GTGCATTGGAGATCGACGATGTTAACATACAGGATGTCGGTTCGTACAGGTGTAATGCCAGCAGTTATGGACAATATAGGCTCAGTAATAAAGCGCAATTAGGATTATTGACGAGCGATATTG ATCAAGAAAGTACACCGCCGGTCTTCATTGCCAAACCATTGCAACAAATGGTTACCGAAGGATCAACGGTTACCCTAGAGTGCGCTGCCAATGGCTATCCAAAGCCAAGCATACTCTGGCTGAAAGACGGTGTCGCTATTGATCTAGCATCTCTTGATTCTAG GTATCGTAAAGTTGCCGCATCCAGTCTTGTAATTAGTAATGTCCAAGAAATAGACGATGGTTCTTACCAGTGTCGCGCAGAAAACGAAGTTGAGACGCTGGATGCAGCTGCTGATTTAATTATACAAG TGCCACCGAGATTTCTAAAAAAGCCGGACGACAAGGTAGCTAGCGAGAATCAAGATTTAGAATTTGAATGCGAAATTTATGGGAAACCGGAGCCAAAAATTACGTGGCTCAAGAACGGAGAACGCATTACGTTTAGTGCGTATTGGCAGATCATAAACGG TTATCTTAGAATTAACGGCCTACTAGCTATAGACGCTGGAATCTTTCAATGCATCGGAACGAATTCTGCTGGGAGTGTACAAGCCGCGGCACGGCTAACGATCAATCAACCTA ACGACACAGACAGCCTGGAGTCGATAGAAGGAAGTGTCCCGTCGGCCCCGAGGAATCTAAGTCTCGTCATTGTCACTGCCCGATTTGTAACTTTACGGTGGCAAGAACCAGAAAACACAAACGGGGATATTCTAAATTACTATATTTATTACAAACAGGAGGGTGCTCAAAG AGAAAGAGTTataaatacgcagcgaaagTTGCAAGCAATGATACCAGGTTTACAACCGAGTATGACGTATCAGTTTCGAGTGGTCGCTTTGAACGCAAAAGGTCCTGGGATCTCTAGCGAGGTGTTGCAAGTCACTACGCTCACAGAG GCAAATGTTCCTGGACCTCCGCAGAATATAGAGGGCCACGCTACAAGCAGCGTGAGCGTCGCACTGTCTTGGGAAAAGCCGCAAGTCGTTAATGGCAGAATTTCTAAATACATTATTACGTTTGTAGAG GGTGACAATGAGGAAATAACGCGCGAAATCACTAGTACCATGCACGAATTGGTAGACCTCGTGCCTTATACAGAATACAGTATTAGAGTTCAAGCTGTAAATGAGAACGGTCCTGGCGCGTTTAGTAGAGATATCGTAGTGCGGACTTATAGTGCACAACCTACTCAACCACCGCACAATGTTACAGTAGAACCGGCTAGTCCTACA AGTATTTTAATAAGATGGGAACCACCGCTTGAGGGACAAAACGGGATTATCACTGGCTATAAAATCCGTTACCGCCGACACGATCGGGGTTCGCAGCCGGTTACTATAACGACTGAAGGGAATCAACGCTCACGAGTGCTCACGGGGCTTGAGAAGCATGTAGTCTATCAAGTTCGCATATGTGCCTTAAACGTGAATGGGACTGGACCTTGGACAGAATGGATACCGATAGAGACGTACGAAACCGAGTCGGACGAGAAAAGAGTGCCAAATACGCCCAGCAATTTAAGAA CAAAAGTGATGTCAGATTATATACAAGTCTTTTGGAACCCTCCGAAGGATCAAAGTATCAAAGTAAAGGGGTATAAGCTTGGCTGGGGAAGGGGAGTGCCTGACGTTGAAGTTCGAATCCTCGATGGGAAAGAACGTTCTTTCACTATAGACCAATTAG AATCAATGACGGAGTACGTTATATCCTTAAGAGCAACAAACGATGCCGGCGACGGCCAACCGGCATATGCGAATGTGAGAACAACCGAACGTTCTGCGTCTGAAACTTCTGTGCCTTTGATACCGCCGGTTGGTCTTAAAGCTGCAGTACTCTCGGATACTACGGTAGTACTGTATTGGACTGACACCACTTTACCGAAAACACAA TTCGTAACGGATAATCGGTACTACGTTGTGCGTTATACGCACCACCATAGCAGTAGTCCGCGGTACAGGTATCACAACGCCACTGATCTCAATTGCATGATACACGATTTGAAACCAAACACGCTATACGAATTCGCAGTGAAACTTATTAAG GGAAAACGAGAATCACCGTGGAGCATGGTGGTTTCGAATCAGACCCAGGAAGCTGTCCCAAGCTCTGCTCCAAGGGATTTGGTAATTCAAACTATCGAAGACCGTCCTACTTCCGTTTTATTGCGATGGCAACCCCCTAAACAGCCTAATGGACCAATCACAG ggtatattattttttattctaccGATAACACAAAGTGGGATAGGGAGTGGTCGATCGAAGCTGTTATCGGTGATAAAATCGACTTCATCGTGAAGGACCTTAAACCGAGTACAACTTACTATTTCAAGATTCAAGCACGCAATTCAAAAGGATACGGCCCTTTCTCTACAACTGTCCCGTTCAAGACACCGCAAA TAtcgcaatttcttatttttatgttAGGCAATGGCATGGATGTCTATGATGAATTGCATGGTCGAG ACGGACGAGGACTGTCGAATATACTGATCTACATTATTGTGGGCTGTTCTATTGTGCTCATCACTGGTGTAGCAGTTGTAGTCGTAGTAATGTGCTGTAAGCGCAATCCAGACACCCCCGATCGGAAAAAGGG ATACATGAAAGACGCGAATCAAAAAACGAACATCAAACCGCCTGACTTGTGGATTCATCACGATCAGATGGAGCTCAAGGCCCTGGAGAAATCTTCGATAAATGGGGAAGCCTCTACCAGTGGCGTGACTAGTAACACGTTACCCAGACCAAGTAATCAGGATTACAATGAAGAAAGTGTACGCGGGAACTCTAGCTCATTGGACAAACGTACTTACGTGCCAAGTTACATGG GTAACACCGACGAGAAGTGCTCGACCCTGAGCAGGCAGCATAGTCGAGGAAGCCACAAACCTAAACTCATTACACTTCCCGTTGACAGTGCATCTTTACATCAAC CCATAGCGACTGCCACACCGATCGTGAACACGAGCATGTCGCAGCCAACGATCCATACTTCCTGCAGCGACACGCCAACCGTGAGACAAAACTACCCTCGAACAGTGGCGCAGTATAGCTTAAGTCGAGCCCACATAACGTTAGAACCGACGCCAGAATCGAGTCCAGATTCTTGTAACATTTCGAGCTCTTACGAGCCCCTGCAAAGCCAA CAATTATCGTACGGCGCGAGCGGCCAACCGTATACCGGTAGTACTCAGTACGCTTCGGGCCATTACGGCAACAGCAATCAACCGTCAAGTAGCGGCGGAGGAACAGACAGCAGCGGCAGTAGTAAGAGGATGCAGGGCCATCCTTTGAAAAGCTTTAGCGTGCCAGCACCACCGCCTCAGTCTGCACCCTCGACACCGGCACAGCAGAAACACGGTG TTTCTCAAGTAACGGTAAGACCCACGATGTCCGGTAGCCCCTACAAGAAGCCACAAAGTACCACGCAATTAGCCAAGAATCGATTAGCCTCTGTTTCAAATCCGGCGCACACGTCGGAGGAAGTAGAACGGTTGAAG CCTTCGTACAGTACGGAAGAACTGAACCAAGAGATGGCTAATTTAGAGGGTCTGATGAAAGATCTAAATGCCATAACAGCGTCAGAGTTTGAGTGCTAG
- the Fra gene encoding neogenin protein frazzled isoform X2, with protein sequence MEPRILAVPLALLTFVVLASAGGLYFTIEPQDVVVEQGSSARLDCEARSDLGKQTIQWRTDDGQPINFIGDTYRSQLANGSLYINTAAVYGSIPELTGSYQCLASVDDVGAIVSRTATIKLASLPGFEKEPQDTMIYPGQIAYLSCTLPTSYNSLTIQWLKDERPLVLDDSRMTVLPSGALEIDDVNIQDVGSYRCNASSYGQYRLSNKAQLGLLTSDIDQESTPPVFIAKPLQQMVTEGSTVTLECAANGYPKPSILWLKDGVAIDLASLDSRYRKVAASSLVISNVQEIDDGSYQCRAENEVETLDAAADLIIQVPPRFLKKPDDKVASENQDLEFECEIYGKPEPKITWLKNGERITFSAYWQIINGYLRINGLLAIDAGIFQCIGTNSAGSVQAAARLTINQPRKANSHKTTTPKTAPKKKLLLHRQLYNKTWQHPSTLLGHTLSAFTPNPPLSISPSDDPADLPGSVRFPNSLYDPKSRFVDDTDSLESIEGSVPSAPRNLSLVIVTARFVTLRWQEPENTNGDILNYYIYYKQEGAQRERVINTQRKLQAMIPGLQPSMTYQFRVVALNAKGPGISSEVLQVTTLTEANVPGPPQNIEGHATSSVSVALSWEKPQVVNGRISKYIITFVEGDNEEITREITSTMHELVDLVPYTEYSIRVQAVNENGPGAFSRDIVVRTYSAQPTQPPHNVTVEPASPTSILIRWEPPLEGQNGIITGYKIRYRRHDRGSQPVTITTEGNQRSRVLTGLEKHVVYQVRICALNVNGTGPWTEWIPIETYETESDEKRVPNTPSNLRTKVMSDYIQVFWNPPKDQSIKVKGYKLGWGRGVPDVEVRILDGKERSFTIDQLESMTEYVISLRATNDAGDGQPAYANVRTTERSASETSVPLIPPVGLKAAVLSDTTVVLYWTDTTLPKTQFVTDNRYYVVRYTHHHSSSPRYRYHNATDLNCMIHDLKPNTLYEFAVKLIKGKRESPWSMVVSNQTQEAVPSSAPRDLVIQTIEDRPTSVLLRWQPPKQPNGPITGYIIFYSTDNTKWDREWSIEAVIGDKIDFIVKDLKPSTTYYFKIQARNSKGYGPFSTTVPFKTPQISQFLIFMLGNGMDVYDELHGRDGRGLSNILIYIIVGCSIVLITGVAVVVVVMCCKRNPDTPDRKKGYMKDANQKTNIKPPDLWIHHDQMELKALEKSSINGEASTSGVTSNTLPRPSNQDYNEESVRGNSSSLDKRTYVPSYMGNTDEKCSTLSRQHSRGSHKPKLITLPVDSASLHQPIATATPIVNTSMSQPTIHTSCSDTPTVRQNYPRTVAQYSLSRAHITLEPTPESSPDSCNISSSYEPLQSQQLSYGASGQPYTGSTQYASGHYGNSNQPSSSGGGTDSSGSSKRMQGHPLKSFSVPAPPPQSAPSTPAQQKHGVSQVTVRPTMSGSPYKKPQSTTQLAKNRLASVSNPAHTSEEVERLKPSYSTEELNQEMANLEGLMKDLNAITASEFEC encoded by the exons ATGGAGCCGCGTATTCTCGCTGTCCCGTTGGCTTTGTTGACATTCGTCGTACTGG CTAGCGCAGGTGGATTGTACTTTACCATCGAACCGCAAGATGTGGTGGTCGAGCAAGGAAGTTCAGCTAGACTGGACTGCGAAGCGAGGAGCGATCTTGGGAAACAGACTATTCAATGGCGAACCGATGATGGCCAACCGATTAATTTTATTGGGGACACTTATAG ATCTCAGCTAGCGAATGGATCCTTGTATATAAATACAGCTGCTGTTTACGGCAGTATTCCAGAATTAACTGGAAGCTATCAGTGTTTAGCTTCTGTGGACGATGTCGGAGCTATTGTCTCTCGCACAGCTACAATTAAACTCGCAA GTTTGCCAGGATTTGAAAAGGAACCTCAGGATACAATGATCTACCCGGGGCAGATTGCTTATTTAAGTTGTACGCTTCCTACGTCGTACAATTCATTGACTATACAATGGCTGAAAGATGAGCGCCCGTTGGTACTTGATGATAGTAGAATGACGGTCTTACCATCAG GTGCATTGGAGATCGACGATGTTAACATACAGGATGTCGGTTCGTACAGGTGTAATGCCAGCAGTTATGGACAATATAGGCTCAGTAATAAAGCGCAATTAGGATTATTGACGAGCGATATTG ATCAAGAAAGTACACCGCCGGTCTTCATTGCCAAACCATTGCAACAAATGGTTACCGAAGGATCAACGGTTACCCTAGAGTGCGCTGCCAATGGCTATCCAAAGCCAAGCATACTCTGGCTGAAAGACGGTGTCGCTATTGATCTAGCATCTCTTGATTCTAG GTATCGTAAAGTTGCCGCATCCAGTCTTGTAATTAGTAATGTCCAAGAAATAGACGATGGTTCTTACCAGTGTCGCGCAGAAAACGAAGTTGAGACGCTGGATGCAGCTGCTGATTTAATTATACAAG TGCCACCGAGATTTCTAAAAAAGCCGGACGACAAGGTAGCTAGCGAGAATCAAGATTTAGAATTTGAATGCGAAATTTATGGGAAACCGGAGCCAAAAATTACGTGGCTCAAGAACGGAGAACGCATTACGTTTAGTGCGTATTGGCAGATCATAAACGG TTATCTTAGAATTAACGGCCTACTAGCTATAGACGCTGGAATCTTTCAATGCATCGGAACGAATTCTGCTGGGAGTGTACAAGCCGCGGCACGGCTAACGATCAATCAACCTA GAAAAGCGAATTCCCATAAGACAACCACTCCAAAGACAGCTCCCAAAAAGAAGCTACTGCTGCATCGTCAATTGTACAATAAAACCTGGCAGCATCCGAGCACCCTTTTAGGTCACACGCTGTCCGCGTTCACTCCGAATCCGCCGCTTTCCATTAGTCCGTCCGATGATCCCGCAGATCTTCCTGGATCTGTTAGATTCCCCAACTCCCTGTACGACCCGAAATCCCGTTTTGTAGACGACACAGACAGCCTGGAGTCGATAGAAGGAAGTGTCCCGTCGGCCCCGAGGAATCTAAGTCTCGTCATTGTCACTGCCCGATTTGTAACTTTACGGTGGCAAGAACCAGAAAACACAAACGGGGATATTCTAAATTACTATATTTATTACAAACAGGAGGGTGCTCAAAG AGAAAGAGTTataaatacgcagcgaaagTTGCAAGCAATGATACCAGGTTTACAACCGAGTATGACGTATCAGTTTCGAGTGGTCGCTTTGAACGCAAAAGGTCCTGGGATCTCTAGCGAGGTGTTGCAAGTCACTACGCTCACAGAG GCAAATGTTCCTGGACCTCCGCAGAATATAGAGGGCCACGCTACAAGCAGCGTGAGCGTCGCACTGTCTTGGGAAAAGCCGCAAGTCGTTAATGGCAGAATTTCTAAATACATTATTACGTTTGTAGAG GGTGACAATGAGGAAATAACGCGCGAAATCACTAGTACCATGCACGAATTGGTAGACCTCGTGCCTTATACAGAATACAGTATTAGAGTTCAAGCTGTAAATGAGAACGGTCCTGGCGCGTTTAGTAGAGATATCGTAGTGCGGACTTATAGTGCACAACCTACTCAACCACCGCACAATGTTACAGTAGAACCGGCTAGTCCTACA AGTATTTTAATAAGATGGGAACCACCGCTTGAGGGACAAAACGGGATTATCACTGGCTATAAAATCCGTTACCGCCGACACGATCGGGGTTCGCAGCCGGTTACTATAACGACTGAAGGGAATCAACGCTCACGAGTGCTCACGGGGCTTGAGAAGCATGTAGTCTATCAAGTTCGCATATGTGCCTTAAACGTGAATGGGACTGGACCTTGGACAGAATGGATACCGATAGAGACGTACGAAACCGAGTCGGACGAGAAAAGAGTGCCAAATACGCCCAGCAATTTAAGAA CAAAAGTGATGTCAGATTATATACAAGTCTTTTGGAACCCTCCGAAGGATCAAAGTATCAAAGTAAAGGGGTATAAGCTTGGCTGGGGAAGGGGAGTGCCTGACGTTGAAGTTCGAATCCTCGATGGGAAAGAACGTTCTTTCACTATAGACCAATTAG AATCAATGACGGAGTACGTTATATCCTTAAGAGCAACAAACGATGCCGGCGACGGCCAACCGGCATATGCGAATGTGAGAACAACCGAACGTTCTGCGTCTGAAACTTCTGTGCCTTTGATACCGCCGGTTGGTCTTAAAGCTGCAGTACTCTCGGATACTACGGTAGTACTGTATTGGACTGACACCACTTTACCGAAAACACAA TTCGTAACGGATAATCGGTACTACGTTGTGCGTTATACGCACCACCATAGCAGTAGTCCGCGGTACAGGTATCACAACGCCACTGATCTCAATTGCATGATACACGATTTGAAACCAAACACGCTATACGAATTCGCAGTGAAACTTATTAAG GGAAAACGAGAATCACCGTGGAGCATGGTGGTTTCGAATCAGACCCAGGAAGCTGTCCCAAGCTCTGCTCCAAGGGATTTGGTAATTCAAACTATCGAAGACCGTCCTACTTCCGTTTTATTGCGATGGCAACCCCCTAAACAGCCTAATGGACCAATCACAG ggtatattattttttattctaccGATAACACAAAGTGGGATAGGGAGTGGTCGATCGAAGCTGTTATCGGTGATAAAATCGACTTCATCGTGAAGGACCTTAAACCGAGTACAACTTACTATTTCAAGATTCAAGCACGCAATTCAAAAGGATACGGCCCTTTCTCTACAACTGTCCCGTTCAAGACACCGCAAA TAtcgcaatttcttatttttatgttAGGCAATGGCATGGATGTCTATGATGAATTGCATGGTCGAG ACGGACGAGGACTGTCGAATATACTGATCTACATTATTGTGGGCTGTTCTATTGTGCTCATCACTGGTGTAGCAGTTGTAGTCGTAGTAATGTGCTGTAAGCGCAATCCAGACACCCCCGATCGGAAAAAGGG ATACATGAAAGACGCGAATCAAAAAACGAACATCAAACCGCCTGACTTGTGGATTCATCACGATCAGATGGAGCTCAAGGCCCTGGAGAAATCTTCGATAAATGGGGAAGCCTCTACCAGTGGCGTGACTAGTAACACGTTACCCAGACCAAGTAATCAGGATTACAATGAAGAAAGTGTACGCGGGAACTCTAGCTCATTGGACAAACGTACTTACGTGCCAAGTTACATGG GTAACACCGACGAGAAGTGCTCGACCCTGAGCAGGCAGCATAGTCGAGGAAGCCACAAACCTAAACTCATTACACTTCCCGTTGACAGTGCATCTTTACATCAAC CCATAGCGACTGCCACACCGATCGTGAACACGAGCATGTCGCAGCCAACGATCCATACTTCCTGCAGCGACACGCCAACCGTGAGACAAAACTACCCTCGAACAGTGGCGCAGTATAGCTTAAGTCGAGCCCACATAACGTTAGAACCGACGCCAGAATCGAGTCCAGATTCTTGTAACATTTCGAGCTCTTACGAGCCCCTGCAAAGCCAA CAATTATCGTACGGCGCGAGCGGCCAACCGTATACCGGTAGTACTCAGTACGCTTCGGGCCATTACGGCAACAGCAATCAACCGTCAAGTAGCGGCGGAGGAACAGACAGCAGCGGCAGTAGTAAGAGGATGCAGGGCCATCCTTTGAAAAGCTTTAGCGTGCCAGCACCACCGCCTCAGTCTGCACCCTCGACACCGGCACAGCAGAAACACGGTG TTTCTCAAGTAACGGTAAGACCCACGATGTCCGGTAGCCCCTACAAGAAGCCACAAAGTACCACGCAATTAGCCAAGAATCGATTAGCCTCTGTTTCAAATCCGGCGCACACGTCGGAGGAAGTAGAACGGTTGAAG CCTTCGTACAGTACGGAAGAACTGAACCAAGAGATGGCTAATTTAGAGGGTCTGATGAAAGATCTAAATGCCATAACAGCGTCAGAGTTTGAGTGCTAG